In one window of Haloimpatiens sp. FM7315 DNA:
- the rpsB gene encoding 30S ribosomal protein S2, translating into MAVISMKQLLEAGVHFGHQTRRWNPKMAPYIFTERNGIYIIDLQKTVKKVDEAYDFIRSVSEEGKDVLFVGTKKQAQEAIADEAVRCSMHFVNNRWLGGMLTNFKTIKQRIARLEELGQMAEDGIFDVLPKKEVTNLKHEEEKLQKNLGGIKNMDTSNIGALFVVDPRKEKNAVSEAKILGIPVVGIVDTNCDPEEVDYVIPGNDDAIRAVRLIVAKMADAVIEGRQGEQLAE; encoded by the coding sequence GAATCCTAAAATGGCTCCATACATATTTACAGAAAGAAACGGAATATACATCATCGATTTACAAAAAACTGTAAAAAAAGTAGATGAAGCTTATGATTTCATAAGAAGTGTATCAGAAGAAGGAAAAGACGTATTGTTTGTAGGAACTAAGAAGCAAGCTCAAGAAGCTATAGCTGATGAAGCTGTTAGATGTAGCATGCACTTTGTTAACAACAGATGGTTAGGTGGAATGTTAACTAACTTTAAAACAATAAAACAAAGAATCGCAAGATTAGAAGAATTAGGACAAATGGCTGAAGACGGAATATTTGATGTTCTTCCTAAAAAAGAAGTTACAAACTTAAAACATGAAGAAGAGAAGCTTCAAAAGAACCTTGGCGGTATAAAAAACATGGATACTAGCAACATAGGAGCTCTATTTGTAGTAGATCCAAGAAAAGAAAAGAATGCAGTATCAGAAGCTAAGATTTTAGGAATTCCAGTTGTAGGTATCGTTGATACTAACTGTGATCCAGAAGAAGTTGATTATGTTATTCCTGGTAACGATGATGCTATAAGAGCTGTTAGATTAATAGTAGCTAAGATGGCTGATGCCGTTATAGAAGGAAGACAAGGCGAACAATTAGCTGAATAA